In Leucobacter sp. CX169, a single genomic region encodes these proteins:
- a CDS encoding DUF4870 domain-containing protein, translated as MSDPVFQPAPQQPLTPQPAYPLQQQYVQQPPTGRKSWALGFLAYIPAPLVGIVIAGIVMAAVYPSTKRRGIPLATENARIAANWGLTVLSVVVLLGLYVLTLAVGFPETKSAGFFPIGFAVLGYVVLAIAHAIVTIAGTVISGTRVFRNPLAIPFLRPSA; from the coding sequence ATGTCTGATCCTGTATTCCAGCCCGCCCCGCAGCAGCCGCTGACTCCCCAGCCCGCCTATCCGCTGCAGCAGCAGTATGTGCAGCAGCCCCCTACCGGCCGCAAGTCGTGGGCGCTTGGCTTTTTGGCCTACATTCCCGCGCCCCTGGTGGGCATCGTGATTGCCGGCATCGTCATGGCCGCGGTCTATCCATCGACGAAGCGCAGGGGCATCCCGCTGGCCACGGAGAATGCGCGCATTGCCGCAAACTGGGGCCTGACCGTGCTCAGTGTCGTCGTGCTCTTGGGGCTGTACGTCCTCACCCTCGCGGTCGGATTCCCTGAGACGAAATCGGCCGGGTTCTTCCCGATCGGGTTCGCTGTCCTGGGTTACGTCGTGCTCGCCATCGCGCACGCGATTGTCACGATTGCGGGCACGGTCATCAGCGGAACTCGCGTCTTCCGCAATCCGCTCGCGATCCCGTTCCTGCGCCCGAGCGCCTAG
- a CDS encoding Pr6Pr family membrane protein, translating into MTRVWPWVRLAGAALILAAVIAQLSVTITGAIDHHRDVATTAVNFMSFFTIQSNLLAMVTLAVGAFLSWRRPATESREPIWFAALLASVTTYMIVTGIVYNTLLRGVALPQGTTVPWSNEVLHVIAPLILLLDLLVAPGRRGLGWGRILTIAAYPIAWVAYTLIRGPITVNPVTGEPWWYPYPFLNPHLVPGGFLGVTGYIIGIAIAIVAVGAAVLWWGRRRDRA; encoded by the coding sequence GTGACCCGCGTCTGGCCCTGGGTACGCCTGGCGGGGGCTGCCCTGATTCTCGCCGCCGTCATCGCTCAATTGTCCGTCACCATCACTGGCGCGATCGACCATCATCGCGACGTCGCGACTACCGCGGTGAACTTCATGAGCTTCTTCACGATTCAGTCGAACTTGCTGGCCATGGTGACGCTAGCCGTCGGCGCGTTCCTGAGCTGGCGCCGACCCGCCACCGAATCCCGTGAGCCGATCTGGTTCGCCGCCTTGCTGGCCTCGGTCACGACCTACATGATCGTGACCGGCATCGTCTACAACACGCTGCTCCGCGGCGTCGCGCTGCCGCAGGGCACCACGGTGCCCTGGTCGAACGAGGTGCTGCACGTCATCGCCCCGCTGATCCTGCTCCTCGATCTCCTCGTCGCCCCGGGACGACGCGGGCTGGGTTGGGGCAGGATCCTGACGATCGCGGCTTACCCGATCGCCTGGGTGGCATACACACTGATCCGGGGTCCGATCACGGTCAACCCCGTCACCGGGGAGCCCTGGTGGTATCCGTATCCCTTCCTCAACCCGCATCTGGTGCCCGGAGGGTTCCTCGGGGTGACCGGGTACATCATCGGCATCGCCATCGCGATCGTCGCCGTGGGCGCCGCCGTGCTGTGGTGGGGACGTCGCCGCGATCGCGCCTAG
- a CDS encoding response regulator transcription factor, which produces MKTQWTRRVLYVEDQQAMRVLTAAVFESAGFAVMSASSAHAALDMLEEWDPDVLVTDIELGSRPDGVELAHIARRLAPHLGIVFVTSFPRAAHPQGQDAILGAVHLDKTQITSPDDLVAALEQALRAREDQPMAATVPADLPAGIGALTEHQRRVLSLIAAGLSNTEIAARTDASVRAVERTVARVFDTLGVSRVSAVNPRVVAANEYNRLFGPLVPT; this is translated from the coding sequence ATGAAGACTCAGTGGACTCGACGTGTGCTGTACGTGGAGGACCAGCAGGCCATGCGAGTGCTCACCGCCGCCGTCTTTGAGAGCGCCGGGTTTGCAGTGATGAGCGCCTCCTCGGCACACGCGGCACTCGACATGCTGGAGGAGTGGGACCCGGATGTATTGGTCACCGACATCGAGCTGGGATCGCGTCCCGATGGCGTTGAACTCGCCCACATCGCCCGACGGCTTGCGCCGCATCTGGGCATCGTGTTCGTGACGAGCTTCCCGCGCGCGGCGCATCCGCAGGGTCAGGATGCGATCCTCGGAGCAGTCCACCTCGACAAGACACAGATCACTTCTCCGGACGACCTCGTAGCGGCGCTCGAGCAGGCGCTGCGTGCTCGCGAGGACCAGCCGATGGCGGCGACGGTGCCGGCTGACTTGCCAGCGGGGATCGGGGCGCTCACCGAACACCAGCGTCGTGTGCTGTCCCTGATCGCTGCGGGGCTCTCCAACACGGAAATCGCCGCGCGCACCGACGCGTCGGTGCGCGCGGTCGAACGCACGGTGGCTCGGGTGTTTGACACGCTTGGCGTTTCGCGGGTGAGCGCGGTCAATCCGCGGGTGGTGGCTGCCAACGAGTACAATCGGCTCTTCGGCCCCCTCGTCCCGACGTGA
- a CDS encoding GAP family protein, translating to MGDLGQLLPLGLGSIISPLPIVAIVAILLSPRGGRNGLAYVAAVILVGFAFTLVAALSTAGAGAGGSDKDDTVVLVITAALALGFTVLAVVSWLGRPRGGAAASMPSWLAAVDSLTPLKAAGLGALMAVTNSKNIPLELKAGSLIGAHDLGVLMVIALSAMFAIYASLGILLPTLLAASGSQRVIAVLERLKTEMVQHNAAIMTVLFAVLAAVEASHLIHQLVR from the coding sequence ATGGGTGATCTCGGACAACTACTACCGCTGGGGCTGGGAAGCATCATCAGCCCGCTGCCGATCGTTGCAATCGTCGCGATCCTCCTGTCCCCGCGCGGCGGCAGGAACGGACTCGCATACGTGGCGGCCGTGATCCTGGTCGGCTTCGCGTTCACGCTGGTCGCGGCGCTTTCCACCGCCGGCGCGGGAGCCGGCGGTTCGGACAAGGACGACACCGTCGTACTCGTCATTACCGCAGCGCTGGCCCTCGGGTTCACGGTGCTGGCCGTCGTGAGCTGGCTCGGGAGACCCCGAGGGGGTGCGGCCGCGTCGATGCCGTCCTGGCTTGCTGCGGTGGACTCGCTCACGCCTCTGAAGGCCGCAGGCCTCGGCGCGCTCATGGCCGTGACGAACAGCAAGAACATCCCGCTTGAGCTGAAGGCCGGTTCGCTGATCGGCGCGCACGACCTGGGGGTGCTCATGGTGATCGCGCTCAGCGCGATGTTCGCGATCTACGCTTCGCTCGGGATCCTGCTGCCGACGCTGCTCGCTGCGAGCGGGTCGCAGCGCGTCATTGCGGTCCTTGAGCGGCTGAAGACGGAGATGGTGCAGCACAACGCGGCCATTATGACGGTCCTGTTTGCGGTACTCGCGGCGGTAGAAGCGTCGCACCTCATTCACCAGCTCGTTCGCTGA
- a CDS encoding carboxylesterase/lipase family protein: MTDLSHPIVSTSAGRVRGIATAGIAVWKGIRYAQAPTGNLRWRAPVASPVHDGVLDARAFGAAAPQSLNPAVPLGADTVTDEDCLFLNVWAPWGADAETAAPRPVMVWVHGGAYTFGSASQPLFDGRALVESGDVILVSINYRLGGLGFLDLTGFADGAEVDSNLAVRDVLLALRWVQDNAAAFGGDPARVTVFGESAGAGIVTTLLAMPSAEGLFSRAIAESSPVSSVYTSERAKTAAKVFLAALGAETVTEAREKSVDEIVAASSEVYAKIPALAPGTLPFAPVVEGELIPEHPLTRLREGRALPVPLLIGTNRDEATLFKYMKSPLMPITEPTINAMFAAMSAENPDVTLPPREQVLEAYEGVRHRAIGLGIARDIGFRMPTLWAVEGHSKVAPVWLYRFDYATPMLRVLGIGATHATELPYVWGNLDTTPKDPTFLLGGRRKGRALSERMRARWTAFANGEAPGAPAPATEWPQFDLARRQSLHIDATDEVRSDLDDTLRQGWGDTALSFR; encoded by the coding sequence ATGACTGATCTCTCCCATCCCATCGTCTCGACCTCGGCCGGTCGCGTTCGCGGCATCGCCACGGCCGGCATCGCCGTGTGGAAGGGCATCCGCTATGCGCAGGCCCCGACAGGAAACCTGCGCTGGCGGGCGCCCGTGGCGAGCCCGGTGCATGACGGAGTGCTCGATGCACGCGCGTTCGGCGCCGCCGCGCCCCAATCGCTGAACCCGGCCGTTCCGCTTGGCGCGGACACCGTCACGGACGAGGACTGCCTGTTCTTGAACGTCTGGGCGCCGTGGGGCGCGGACGCTGAGACGGCCGCGCCGCGACCGGTGATGGTCTGGGTCCACGGTGGCGCGTACACGTTCGGCTCGGCGAGCCAGCCGCTCTTCGACGGGCGCGCGCTCGTGGAGTCGGGCGACGTGATCCTGGTGAGTATCAACTACCGGTTGGGCGGCCTCGGGTTTCTCGACCTCACTGGCTTCGCGGACGGAGCTGAGGTGGACAGCAATCTCGCGGTACGTGATGTTCTCTTGGCGCTCAGGTGGGTGCAGGACAATGCAGCCGCGTTTGGCGGGGACCCGGCAAGGGTCACCGTCTTCGGCGAGTCGGCTGGGGCCGGGATTGTCACGACACTCCTCGCAATGCCCAGCGCCGAGGGCTTGTTCTCCCGCGCAATCGCTGAGAGCTCGCCAGTGAGCTCGGTCTATACCAGCGAGCGCGCGAAGACCGCGGCGAAGGTATTCCTCGCGGCGCTCGGGGCGGAGACCGTCACCGAGGCCCGAGAGAAGAGTGTCGATGAAATCGTGGCGGCGAGCAGCGAGGTCTACGCGAAGATCCCAGCCCTCGCGCCCGGGACGCTACCGTTCGCTCCCGTCGTGGAGGGGGAGCTCATCCCCGAGCATCCCCTCACGCGGCTTCGTGAGGGCCGGGCGCTTCCGGTGCCATTGCTGATCGGCACCAACCGGGACGAAGCGACCCTCTTCAAGTACATGAAGTCGCCGCTCATGCCGATTACCGAGCCGACAATCAACGCCATGTTCGCGGCGATGAGCGCCGAGAACCCGGACGTCACGCTGCCGCCCCGTGAGCAGGTCCTCGAGGCGTACGAGGGGGTGCGGCATCGGGCGATTGGCCTCGGGATCGCCCGCGACATCGGCTTTCGGATGCCCACCCTCTGGGCTGTCGAAGGTCACAGCAAGGTGGCCCCTGTCTGGCTCTACCGCTTCGACTACGCCACGCCGATGCTGCGCGTACTCGGTATAGGCGCGACACACGCGACCGAGCTGCCCTACGTCTGGGGAAATCTCGACACGACCCCGAAGGACCCGACCTTCCTCCTGGGCGGACGGCGCAAGGGACGGGCGCTGTCGGAACGCATGCGTGCCCGTTGGACCGCCTTCGCCAACGGTGAGGCCCCGGGAGCTCCGGCGCCTGCGACCGAGTGGCCGCAGTTCGACCTGGCTCGCCGACAGTCACTGCACATTGACGCGACCGACGAGGTGCGTTCAGACCTCGACGATACGTTGCGCCAGGGGTGGGGCGATACGGCGCTGTCCTTCCGCTGA
- a CDS encoding universal stress protein, with protein MAEKIIVGVDGSEQSRAALDWALERATARGAEVELLHVADDSFLSESVAFLSEAQHASEQMLEAECAYAASRGFTGKVTGTAVVGHPIAEVAEASKRGDLVVLGAHEGSRLAGSFFGTRAVKIAAAAFCPVAVIPFKRHPAAAGVVVGVDGSEASTKAVAYAAEEASRRGVALHAVYAWMPPLTPGLEYLWSDELAESQRAAADEAIAIGVAGLASRYPDLVIERHTVQSPPVAALLNAAENAELLVVGSRGRGGFQRLLLGSVSHGLLQALPCPIIVTRAE; from the coding sequence ATGGCTGAGAAGATCATCGTTGGCGTAGATGGTTCGGAACAGAGCCGCGCGGCGCTGGACTGGGCGCTTGAGCGGGCCACCGCGCGAGGTGCCGAAGTTGAGCTGCTGCACGTGGCGGACGACTCGTTCCTCTCTGAGAGCGTCGCGTTCCTGTCCGAGGCGCAGCACGCCTCCGAGCAAATGCTTGAGGCCGAGTGCGCCTACGCCGCATCACGCGGATTTACGGGAAAAGTGACCGGCACCGCGGTCGTCGGCCACCCAATCGCCGAGGTCGCGGAGGCCTCGAAGCGTGGCGACCTCGTCGTGCTGGGAGCTCACGAGGGCAGCCGGCTCGCCGGGTCTTTCTTCGGCACCCGCGCCGTAAAGATCGCGGCAGCCGCATTCTGCCCGGTGGCCGTCATCCCGTTCAAGCGGCACCCCGCCGCAGCGGGGGTCGTCGTCGGCGTCGACGGCTCGGAAGCCTCGACAAAGGCTGTGGCCTACGCGGCTGAAGAAGCGTCTCGGCGCGGCGTTGCCCTCCACGCCGTCTATGCGTGGATGCCGCCACTCACGCCCGGCCTTGAGTACCTCTGGAGCGATGAGCTTGCCGAGTCGCAGCGCGCCGCCGCCGACGAGGCGATCGCCATCGGCGTCGCGGGGCTCGCGAGTCGCTACCCCGACCTGGTGATCGAGCGACACACGGTACAGTCACCCCCGGTCGCCGCCCTGCTCAACGCCGCCGAGAACGCCGAACTCCTCGTGGTGGGCAGCCGCGGGCGCGGCGGTTTCCAGCGGCTGCTGCTCGGCTCGGTGAGCCACGGCCTGCTCCAGGCCCTTCCCTGCCCGATCATCGTCACGCGCGCGGAGTAA
- a CDS encoding methylated-DNA--[protein]-cysteine S-methyltransferase, whose product MSHTLTTTIPTPDGLFTLVANDSGLLASGWTEDVASLLALVHPTLRPDPADVRAFAAGRTDHEIASAARAVDAYYAGELAAPGDITVVQQSGPFRMDAWAALRTVAPGTQLTYTEYAALSGRPAAVRAAAAACAMNAAALFVPCHRILRTDGSLGGFRYGLEIKQRLLKREGSPGELGTLF is encoded by the coding sequence GTGAGCCACACGTTGACGACGACAATTCCTACCCCCGACGGGTTGTTCACCCTGGTGGCAAACGACTCCGGGCTCCTCGCCTCGGGCTGGACAGAAGACGTAGCCTCTCTACTCGCGCTCGTACACCCCACGCTTCGGCCGGATCCTGCCGACGTCCGCGCGTTCGCCGCCGGTCGGACCGACCACGAGATCGCGTCCGCCGCACGCGCGGTAGACGCCTACTACGCCGGCGAGCTGGCCGCGCCAGGCGACATCACGGTCGTGCAGCAGTCTGGACCGTTCCGGATGGACGCCTGGGCCGCACTTCGCACCGTCGCCCCCGGCACCCAACTGACGTACACGGAGTACGCCGCGCTCTCCGGGCGGCCCGCCGCGGTGCGCGCCGCGGCGGCGGCCTGCGCCATGAACGCTGCAGCGCTCTTTGTGCCCTGCCACCGCATTCTGCGCACCGACGGCAGTCTCGGCGGCTTTCGATACGGCCTGGAAATCAAACAACGCCTCTTGAAGCGCGAGGGATCACCGGGGGAACTCGGCACACTGTTCTGA
- a CDS encoding DNA-3-methyladenine glycosylase 2 family protein yields the protein MNTPTGPLAAPRTTGPRCAPGDPLFEERYRAIDARDTRFDGQFFTAVRSTGIYCRPSCPARTPKPAHVSFYLTSAAAHEAGFRACKRCLPDAAPGTPEWDLRGDLVGRAMRLISDGVVDREGVDGLSRRLGYTSRQVGRILASELGAPPLALARARRAQSARALLVGSDLPMAQVAFAAGFGSVRQFNDTVREVFDSQPGELRARFGAARSDTRPEPADATESTGHGVRARLELALPVRWPFDAPGVFAFLAARAVAGVESADIENPGRLRYARTLALPRGPAACEVVATLSRAGEWSLRVRLELSDVADVAPAVARVRRLLDLDADPMAIDAALSADPVLAPLVARTPGIRVPGAADPHELVVRALVGQQISVVAARGHLSRLAAALGSPYTSAFSGLSRLFPDPAQIAAGLPDPPQTGPLDPERPLRLPRQSIRAVAATASALADGTLAVHVGADASALRDSLLERPRIGPWTAAYVAMRVLGDPDAWLDGDVALVAGARAIGAIGAEPSASASHRALAERALVWAPWRSYASMHLWRSAGSAAPLPLVSRKAPQ from the coding sequence ATGAACACCCCAACCGGCCCGCTCGCAGCGCCCCGCACGACTGGACCGCGCTGCGCACCGGGCGATCCGCTATTCGAGGAGCGCTACCGCGCGATCGATGCCCGCGACACCCGCTTTGACGGCCAGTTCTTCACGGCGGTGCGCTCCACCGGCATCTACTGCCGGCCGTCGTGCCCAGCCCGGACCCCCAAGCCGGCACACGTCTCGTTCTATCTCACCTCCGCCGCGGCGCACGAAGCGGGATTTCGTGCCTGCAAGCGCTGCCTGCCCGACGCGGCCCCCGGCACCCCGGAGTGGGATCTCCGCGGCGACCTCGTTGGCCGCGCGATGCGGCTCATCAGCGATGGCGTCGTCGACCGAGAGGGCGTGGACGGGCTTTCCCGGCGGCTCGGATACACCTCGCGCCAGGTGGGCCGGATCCTCGCCAGCGAGCTCGGTGCTCCCCCGCTCGCACTCGCACGTGCCCGGCGCGCGCAATCGGCGAGGGCCCTGCTCGTTGGCAGCGACCTCCCGATGGCGCAGGTCGCCTTCGCCGCTGGCTTCGGATCGGTGCGGCAATTCAACGACACCGTCCGTGAAGTCTTTGACTCTCAGCCCGGTGAACTCCGCGCGCGGTTTGGAGCCGCGCGAAGCGACACCCGGCCCGAGCCGGCTGACGCTACCGAGTCGACCGGACACGGTGTTCGGGCGCGCCTGGAACTCGCCCTCCCCGTGCGCTGGCCATTCGACGCCCCCGGAGTCTTCGCCTTTCTCGCCGCGCGTGCGGTGGCGGGGGTCGAGTCCGCGGATATTGAGAATCCCGGACGCCTGCGGTACGCCCGCACGCTCGCACTCCCCCGTGGTCCGGCGGCCTGCGAGGTCGTCGCGACCCTGTCCCGCGCCGGTGAATGGTCGCTGCGGGTGCGCCTTGAGCTCTCCGATGTCGCCGACGTCGCCCCTGCCGTCGCCCGGGTTCGGCGCTTGCTCGACCTCGACGCGGATCCCATGGCGATCGACGCTGCACTCTCCGCCGACCCCGTACTCGCGCCGCTGGTCGCACGGACGCCGGGAATTCGCGTACCGGGAGCGGCGGACCCGCACGAGCTGGTGGTGCGAGCCCTGGTCGGCCAGCAAATCTCCGTGGTGGCCGCGAGGGGGCATCTCAGCCGACTTGCGGCAGCCCTGGGGAGCCCCTACACCTCGGCTTTTTCGGGCCTCTCCCGCCTCTTCCCGGATCCCGCGCAGATTGCGGCCGGCCTGCCTGATCCGCCGCAGACCGGGCCCTTGGACCCCGAGCGTCCGTTGCGCCTCCCGCGGCAGTCCATTCGTGCCGTGGCCGCGACGGCCAGCGCGCTCGCGGATGGCACGCTGGCCGTGCACGTCGGGGCCGACGCGAGCGCGCTGCGGGACAGTCTGCTCGAGCGCCCGCGCATCGGGCCCTGGACGGCCGCCTACGTCGCCATGCGTGTGCTCGGCGATCCCGATGCCTGGCTCGACGGTGACGTGGCCCTCGTTGCCGGAGCACGAGCGATCGGCGCGATCGGCGCGGAGCCATCTGCTTCCGCGAGTCACCGCGCACTTGCCGAACGCGCCCTCGTTTGGGCGCCCTGGCGCTCCTATGCCTCGATGCACCTCTGGCGCTCCGCGGGCTCTGCGGCGCCACTCCCGCTCGTATCCCGGAAGGCACCACAGTGA
- a CDS encoding glyceraldehyde-3-phosphate dehydrogenase — translation MDQRADAHLEAWKTREELAERMIPLIGQLYRDHDVVMSVHGRSLVGRSAIDIIRAHRYARKIDEVELPLEETVRIVEALVAVDPHPVSLDLALLANDFRASGESDLESFLRTQLAAVPSSTAGGTDVVLYGFGRIGRLLARIMIEHTGSGNGLNLRAIVVRKGSENDLEKRANLLRRDSVHGAFHGTIEVLPEENVILANGVRIQVIYSNDPASVDYASFGIKDAILVDNTGIWRDAEGLSQHLKTNGIARVLLTAPGKGDLKNIVYGINSDTITAEDTILSAASCTTNAITPVLKVLNDRYGILHGHVETVHSFTNDQNLIDNFHKGDRRGRSAALNMVISETGAAKAVAKALPELAGKLTGNAIRVPTPNVSLAILNLQLENEVEKDELNGFLREISLTSPLRAQIDYLESPEVVSTDFVGANRAGIIDGLATITTGKSCVLYVWYDNEYGYSCQVVRVVEQLAGSHPAHLPALKA, via the coding sequence ATGGATCAGCGCGCCGACGCCCACCTCGAAGCTTGGAAGACCCGCGAAGAGCTCGCCGAGCGGATGATCCCGCTCATTGGCCAGCTGTACCGTGATCACGACGTCGTCATGTCGGTCCACGGCCGCTCGCTGGTAGGTCGCTCCGCGATCGACATCATCCGCGCGCACCGTTACGCCCGGAAGATCGACGAAGTTGAGCTGCCGCTCGAGGAGACCGTGCGCATCGTCGAGGCACTTGTGGCCGTCGACCCGCACCCCGTCTCGCTCGACCTGGCTCTGCTGGCCAACGACTTCCGCGCCTCCGGCGAGAGCGATCTTGAGTCGTTCCTGCGCACCCAGCTGGCGGCCGTCCCGTCGTCGACCGCCGGGGGCACCGACGTCGTGCTCTACGGCTTTGGCCGCATCGGTCGTCTGCTGGCCCGCATCATGATCGAGCACACGGGCAGCGGCAACGGGCTGAACCTGCGCGCCATCGTCGTGCGTAAGGGCTCGGAGAACGACCTCGAGAAGCGCGCGAACCTCCTGCGCCGCGACTCGGTGCACGGCGCGTTCCACGGCACGATCGAGGTCCTGCCGGAAGAGAACGTCATTCTCGCCAACGGCGTGCGCATCCAGGTCATCTACTCGAACGACCCCGCGAGCGTCGACTACGCCTCGTTCGGCATCAAGGACGCGATCCTCGTCGACAACACGGGCATCTGGCGCGACGCCGAGGGTCTCAGCCAGCACCTCAAGACCAACGGCATCGCGCGCGTGCTGCTGACGGCGCCGGGCAAGGGCGACCTCAAGAACATCGTCTACGGCATCAACAGCGACACGATCACCGCGGAAGACACGATTCTTTCGGCCGCCTCGTGCACGACCAACGCCATCACGCCGGTGCTGAAGGTCCTCAACGACCGCTACGGCATCCTCCACGGCCACGTCGAGACGGTGCACTCATTCACGAACGATCAGAACCTGATCGACAACTTCCACAAGGGTGACCGTCGCGGTCGCTCGGCGGCGCTGAACATGGTCATCTCCGAGACCGGAGCCGCGAAAGCCGTCGCGAAGGCGCTGCCCGAGCTCGCTGGCAAGCTGACCGGCAATGCGATCCGCGTTCCGACGCCAAACGTGTCGCTCGCTATCTTGAACCTCCAGCTCGAGAACGAGGTCGAGAAGGACGAGCTCAACGGGTTCCTTCGCGAGATCTCGCTCACGTCGCCGCTGCGCGCACAGATCGATTACCTCGAGTCGCCCGAGGTGGTCTCGACCGACTTCGTCGGCGCGAACCGCGCAGGCATCATCGACGGTCTCGCCACGATCACCACGGGCAAGAGCTGCGTGCTCTACGTCTGGTACGACAACGAGTACGGCTACAGCTGCCAGGTGGTCCGCGTCGTCGAGCAGCTCGCCGGCTCGCACCCCGCGCACCTGCCCGCGCTGAAGGCTTAG
- a CDS encoding MetQ/NlpA family ABC transporter substrate-binding protein produces the protein MLKITKRGAVAASLATLALAATLTGCAADAAEKPADEAVSKTVTLGVVGASDAYWQTFVDAAAEEGITVELTDFTDYNQPNPAVSEGEVDLNQFQHIVYLADYNVNNDDDLVPIGATAIYPLAVFSDKYDSVKDIPEGGVVAIPQDESNRARALLVLQSAGLLTLKDGGTIFSTPDDIDASKSKVTVQEFDASFVATALPDVDAGVVNNDFVTKSGLDFADAIALDDPEDPNALPYVNIFATRAADAENPTYLKLVEIYQTNPEVQAGVLENSGGTAVLLQTPVKDLKASLAKVEADTKAQLGK, from the coding sequence ATGTTGAAGATCACGAAGCGCGGGGCCGTTGCCGCCTCGCTCGCGACGCTGGCACTTGCCGCGACGCTCACTGGCTGTGCGGCGGATGCCGCCGAGAAGCCAGCGGACGAGGCAGTCTCGAAGACGGTCACGCTCGGCGTGGTCGGCGCGAGCGATGCCTACTGGCAGACCTTCGTTGATGCCGCGGCGGAAGAGGGCATCACGGTCGAGCTCACGGACTTCACCGACTACAACCAGCCGAACCCCGCGGTCTCGGAGGGCGAGGTCGACCTCAACCAGTTCCAGCACATCGTCTACCTCGCCGATTACAACGTGAATAACGATGACGACCTGGTCCCGATCGGCGCGACCGCGATCTACCCGCTCGCCGTGTTCTCGGACAAGTACGACTCGGTCAAGGACATCCCCGAGGGTGGCGTCGTCGCGATCCCGCAGGACGAGAGCAACCGCGCCCGCGCGCTGCTCGTGCTGCAGTCGGCAGGGCTGCTCACCCTCAAGGACGGCGGGACCATCTTCTCGACGCCCGACGACATCGACGCGTCGAAGTCGAAGGTCACCGTGCAGGAGTTCGACGCCTCGTTCGTTGCGACTGCGCTTCCGGACGTCGACGCCGGCGTCGTGAACAACGACTTCGTCACGAAGTCGGGCCTGGACTTTGCGGACGCGATCGCGCTGGACGATCCCGAGGATCCGAACGCACTGCCGTACGTAAACATCTTCGCGACGCGCGCCGCGGACGCCGAGAACCCGACCTACCTCAAGCTCGTCGAGATCTACCAGACGAACCCCGAGGTGCAGGCGGGCGTGCTCGAGAACTCGGGCGGCACCGCGGTGCTGTTACAGACGCCGGTCAAGGACCTCAAGGCGAGCCTCGCCAAGGTCGAGGCCGACACGAAGGCGCAGCTCGGCAAGTAG
- a CDS encoding methionine ABC transporter ATP-binding protein: protein MTRVQLIDVGKQYPGRGKGASPVVAVDDVSIDVASGEIHAVIGYSGAGKSTLLRLVNGLERATSGRILVGEHEISSLPERRVRDVRTNIGMIFQQFNLFHSKNVSKNVEYPLALAGMPAPERKARVAELIEFVGLSGKATAYTDQLSGGQKQRVGIARALATNPGLLLADEATSALDPETSQEVLALLRRVNQELGITILLITHEMDVVREIAHRVTVMDSGRAVEQGDVFDVFSSPKTHTARKFAATALPTTPTAAHLAELRERHRGALVSVTLRDGGVDQPVVFQTLAAQGIGVSIVHGGVTEVGGRSFGRVTLELIGAPDEVEIAIAALAAQTEVEVLS, encoded by the coding sequence ATGACTCGCGTGCAGCTGATCGATGTCGGGAAACAGTACCCGGGCCGGGGCAAGGGCGCCTCACCCGTCGTCGCAGTCGACGACGTCTCAATCGACGTCGCGTCCGGAGAGATCCACGCCGTCATCGGCTATTCGGGTGCGGGCAAGAGCACGCTGTTGCGGCTCGTCAACGGCCTGGAACGCGCGACGAGCGGCAGGATCCTGGTGGGGGAGCACGAGATCAGCTCGCTCCCCGAGCGACGCGTCCGCGACGTGCGCACGAACATCGGCATGATCTTCCAACAATTCAACCTGTTCCACTCGAAGAACGTCTCCAAGAACGTCGAGTACCCCCTCGCGCTTGCCGGCATGCCGGCACCCGAGCGCAAGGCACGCGTCGCCGAACTGATCGAGTTTGTCGGCCTGTCTGGCAAAGCGACGGCGTACACGGATCAGCTTTCGGGCGGGCAGAAGCAGCGCGTCGGCATCGCCCGGGCGCTCGCCACGAACCCGGGCCTCTTGCTCGCCGACGAGGCGACCAGCGCGCTCGACCCGGAGACCTCGCAGGAGGTGCTGGCGTTGCTGCGCCGGGTGAACCAGGAGCTCGGCATCACGATCCTGCTGATTACGCACGAGATGGACGTGGTGCGCGAGATCGCGCACCGAGTGACCGTGATGGACTCGGGGCGCGCCGTCGAGCAGGGCGACGTGTTCGACGTCTTTTCCTCCCCGAAGACGCACACTGCCCGCAAGTTCGCGGCGACGGCGTTGCCGACCACCCCGACCGCGGCCCACCTCGCCGAGCTCCGCGAACGGCACCGCGGGGCGCTCGTGTCGGTCACGCTGCGGGATGGCGGCGTCGATCAGCCCGTCGTGTTCCAGACCCTTGCCGCGCAGGGCATTGGCGTCAGTATTGTGCACGGCGGGGTCACCGAGGTGGGCGGACGAAGTTTCGGCCGTGTCACGCTCGAGCTCATCGGCGCGCCCGATGAAGTGGAAATTGCCATCGCGGCCCTTGCGGCCCAGACCGAGGTCGAGGTGCTGAGCTAA